The Bacteroidia bacterium sequence CAGCAACACCTACAATTAATTTGTTTAATTTAAACATATGAGCTAGAGCTATTGCGCTTATCAATTGATATCCCCAAAGAGGAATAATTCCCATGTAAACTCCAAACATTATTGATAAAACAATTTTGGCATTACTGTCCTTTGTTCTTATAAGATTTTGATCAAAAAACTCTGCAATATTTTTACGATTTAATTTTTTTAATATTGCAAATGGGCGATAAAATGCCAGACTTAAAAATACCAACCAAGAATTTAATAAACCTATTCTAAAAAAATCTATAAATGGTCTGAAATGAGTTATGCGCTCTTCTGTTGGTGGATAAAATACCGAAATGGGAATAGAATCAATTGGAATATTTTTCCAGGATGCTTTAACCATAACTTCAATTTCGAATTCATAACGACGCGTTAGTAGTCTTATTTTTCGCATTTTATTTAATGGGTAGAGCCTAAAACCAGATTGAGTATCGTCTAACTTTATTCCGGTAATTACCAAAAACCAAAAATTAGAAAAATTATTAGCAAAACTGTTTTTTCTTGGTACATTACCATTAATTATTTTTCGTGCCCCAATAATAATTGCCTCTTTATTCGTTTTATGAGCTTCAACAAATTTTGGAATCTCTTTGGCATCGTGTTGACCATCAGAATCTATAGTGATTGCATAGTCAAATCCCAACTCAATAGCTTTTTTAAATCCTTTTTTAATAGCATATCCTTTACCTTTATTGTCGGGGTAAGAAATAGTTGTAATGTTTTGATATTTAGTTAGAATTGAAGAAGTGTTGTCGGTAGCACCATCGTTAACAACAATAATATTTGGGGTTTGTTTTAATACGCCTTCTATAACTTCTTCAATTTTAGAAGCATTGTTATAAGTTGGAATAATAACACAATACCTTTCTTCAGTATTCAAATATGCTTGTTTCTCAGTCAATTTATTGCAAAAAGATATAAATATTTATGGAAGGCAAAATTATCATTAAATTTGGAAAAAAAGCTAGTTTTTTAATACTAAGGTTCTCTGATTGAAACCAAAAGTTTTTATCACTAATTTACACCATGTTCAAATATAGTCCTTCAAACAAAAAAGCTAGTTTTGTTCTTTTTATTTTCCATTTATTTCCTTTTTGGTTATTCTTTTCTATAAAAATAACTTTGTTTTATTTATTTTTATAAAAAAAATAAAGTCATGCTTACAAAAGAGTATTTTACATTTCTAAATGAGTTAAAATTTAATAACGATAAAGTTTGGTTTGCTAAAAATAAACCATTGTATGATAAGTTGAAATTTGATTTCGAGAAAATTGTAGCTGAATTTATTACTGCAATTGCAACATTTGATTCAGAAATAGGAAATCTAACCCCTAAAGATTGTGTTTTTAGAATTTATAAAGATATAAGATTCTCAAAAGATAAAACACCATACAAAACAAATTTCGGGGCTTTCTTTGTTGCCGGTGGTCGTAAAAGCGGAATGGCCGGATATTACATACATATTGAGCCTGGTGAATGTTTTATTGGAGGTGGAATTTATATGCCACCTGCTCCTATACTAAAAAAACTAAGAGAAGAAATCTATAATAATTTTGAAGAGTTTACTAAAATTATAAACAATAAAGACTTCAAGGCAAATTTTAAAGAAATTTCAGGCTCAAAAACAACTTTAATGCCTAAGGGGTTTGATAAAAACTTTAAAGGTGCAGAATATTTAAAATTTAAAGATTTTACAGTAATTCACGAGATTAAAGATGAGTTTTTGTTAGGCAAAGATGCTTTCAAAAAAACAACTGAGATTTTTAAAGCAATGAAGCCTTTCAACGATTTCTTAAACAAAAGTTTTGGAATGTAATATTCTTTAATGTGTTATTATTAACCACAACCTCCCGAAGCGCCTTTCTTCTTCTTTTTAGGACCTGTTGTAGGTTTTGAGCCGCCTGTGGTAACTTTTACAGGAGATGCAACTGCTGAGCTGTCATTGCCATCAACTCCTAATGCTTTGCCAGCGGCTTTTCTGAAATCATATTTTGCCTGATCTTCGTCAGGAAGTGTTGATGCAGGATGTTTAGGGTTTACTATTGTTTCGTACCAATTGTTAAGACCGCCTTGTAAAACATAAATATTTTCGTAGCCTTTTTGTCTACATAGTATCCATGCTTCTACTGCCTCAAGATTACTATTTGAATATAATACTATTGTATATTTATCCTGATTCATAAACTCTTCCCAGTTTGT is a genomic window containing:
- a CDS encoding DUF2062 domain-containing protein, giving the protein MNTEERYCVIIPTYNNASKIEEVIEGVLKQTPNIIVVNDGATDNTSSILTKYQNITTISYPDNKGKGYAIKKGFKKAIELGFDYAITIDSDGQHDAKEIPKFVEAHKTNKEAIIIGARKIINGNVPRKNSFANNFSNFWFLVITGIKLDDTQSGFRLYPLNKMRKIRLLTRRYEFEIEVMVKASWKNIPIDSIPISVFYPPTEERITHFRPFIDFFRIGLLNSWLVFLSLAFYRPFAILKKLNRKNIAEFFDQNLIRTKDSNAKIVLSIMFGVYMGIIPLWGYQLISAIALAHMFKLNKLIVGVAANISITPMIPVIIYLSYLTGGIAMGTDISTLPFNAGFSLDLFALNIEQYLLGSVLLASGVSALFGLFFYILLLILRRKKV
- a CDS encoding DUF2461 domain-containing protein, producing MLTKEYFTFLNELKFNNDKVWFAKNKPLYDKLKFDFEKIVAEFITAIATFDSEIGNLTPKDCVFRIYKDIRFSKDKTPYKTNFGAFFVAGGRKSGMAGYYIHIEPGECFIGGGIYMPPAPILKKLREEIYNNFEEFTKIINNKDFKANFKEISGSKTTLMPKGFDKNFKGAEYLKFKDFTVIHEIKDEFLLGKDAFKKTTEIFKAMKPFNDFLNKSFGM
- a CDS encoding rhodanese-like domain-containing protein, whose amino-acid sequence is MKALKYLTVAFVSLGLIVAFVPKQTVTPMKINSEQIVTEIKQKAYYISSDDLASIIINKDPLYKLVDVRDVAEFQSYSLPGATNIDLKDIISTNWEEFMNQDKYTIVLYSNSNLEAVEAWILCRQKGYENIYVLQGGLNNWYETIVNPKHPASTLPDEDQAKYDFRKAAGKALGVDGNDSSAVASPVKVTTGGSKPTTGPKKKKKGASGGCG